In one Candidatus Edwardsbacteria bacterium genomic region, the following are encoded:
- a CDS encoding YIP1 family protein: protein MKWLNDILGIYYQPDKVFEGMKDKPRWLIPLIVSVVFTLIVTAIILPTIIMPEQIANLARNPDIPAEQVEAMQANMSGPIPLIVGLVGNLFMVPIGLLLIGLIFWGIFSMQGHKAKFADMFTVAVLGSLINIPGAILKVPLMFIKETAKVSTSLGLMLPVEMEEGFLVRLLNHIDFFTIWMLVVMAIGFSVFTGAPRKKSYWTVFGCWAVFILILSAAGGLFKFGVQ, encoded by the coding sequence ATGAAGTGGCTTAATGACATCCTTGGCATCTATTACCAGCCGGACAAGGTCTTCGAGGGGATGAAGGACAAACCCCGCTGGCTTATCCCCCTGATCGTCAGCGTGGTCTTCACCCTGATCGTGACGGCCATCATTCTGCCCACCATAATAATGCCGGAGCAGATAGCCAATCTCGCCCGCAACCCCGATATCCCCGCGGAGCAGGTCGAGGCCATGCAGGCCAATATGAGCGGTCCGATCCCCCTGATAGTCGGACTGGTCGGCAACCTGTTCATGGTCCCCATCGGATTGCTGCTGATAGGGCTGATCTTCTGGGGCATATTCTCCATGCAGGGCCACAAGGCCAAATTCGCCGATATGTTCACCGTGGCGGTCCTGGGCTCCCTGATAAACATTCCCGGAGCCATCCTGAAAGTGCCGCTGATGTTCATAAAAGAAACCGCCAAGGTCAGCACCTCCCTGGGATTAATGCTTCCCGTCGAGATGGAGGAGGGTTTCCTGGTGCGGCTATTGAACCATATCGACTTCTTCACCATCTGGATGCTGGTGGTGATGGCCATCGGCTTTTCGGTCTTCACCGGGGCGCCCCGCAAAAAAAGCTACTGGACGGTGTTCGGCTGCTGGGCGGTCTTCATCCTGATCCTGTCGGCGGCGGGCGGGTTGTTCAAATTCGGCGTGCAGTAA
- a CDS encoding GxxExxY protein, which translates to METINKLSNKVIGLALEVHKNLGPGLLESAYKQCLAYELNKNDIKFTLEQPIPLKYKEILVDCSFRADMIVENCIIIELKAVDKILPIHEAQLITYLKITGIRLGLLFNFNTKLLKNGIQRIIL; encoded by the coding sequence ATGGAAACCATCAATAAGCTGTCAAATAAGGTTATTGGCCTGGCATTGGAGGTTCATAAAAATCTCGGACCTGGGTTACTGGAGTCAGCATATAAGCAGTGCTTAGCTTATGAATTGAATAAGAACGATATCAAGTTTACACTTGAACAGCCAATCCCCCTGAAATATAAGGAAATATTGGTCGATTGTTCTTTCAGGGCAGATATGATCGTAGAAAATTGTATTATTATTGAATTGAAAGCGGTTGATAAAATATTGCCGATTCACGAAGCTCAGCTTATAACGTATTTGAAAATAACGGGAATACGATTAGGATTGTTATTTAATTTCAATACCAAGCTATTAAAAAATGGCATTCAAAGAATTATTCTTTAA
- a CDS encoding aspartate-semialdehyde dehydrogenase, which produces MTKGPMIVGLVGATGLVGQTILKVLEERRFPLSGLKLWASSRSAGRRIKFKRKFYPVASVEQADFSGCGIVFFAGTEGEKGASWLYAQKAIAAGAVVIDNGSDFRMHPSVPLIVPEVNPEDVEKQRGLIANPNCSTIQMVAALGPIHKKYRVKRIVVSTYQAVSGAGRQGIIALEEQIQNSKFKIQNSPFSRQIAGNVIPQISDISELGYSGEEWKMVEETQKILHDKKIAVNATTVRVPVMTGHSESVYFETGSNCTVRDIEKLLIKAPGIVYDKKDFFTPAELKGSDLVYVSRLRPDPVKKNAFVMWVVADNLRKGAATNAVQIAELLLK; this is translated from the coding sequence ATGACCAAGGGACCGATGATAGTAGGTCTGGTGGGCGCCACCGGTTTGGTGGGCCAGACCATACTCAAGGTTCTGGAGGAAAGAAGATTTCCCCTGAGCGGCCTTAAATTGTGGGCCTCCAGCCGGTCGGCCGGTAGGCGGATCAAATTCAAAAGAAAATTTTATCCGGTGGCATCGGTCGAGCAGGCCGACTTCTCCGGCTGCGGCATTGTGTTCTTCGCCGGCACCGAGGGGGAGAAGGGCGCCAGCTGGCTATATGCTCAAAAGGCCATTGCGGCCGGGGCGGTGGTGATAGACAACGGTTCGGATTTCAGGATGCATCCCAGCGTGCCGCTGATCGTGCCCGAGGTCAACCCCGAGGATGTCGAAAAGCAACGGGGCTTGATAGCCAACCCCAACTGCTCCACTATTCAGATGGTGGCGGCCCTGGGGCCGATCCATAAAAAATACCGGGTCAAGCGGATAGTGGTGTCCACCTACCAGGCGGTGTCGGGAGCGGGAAGGCAGGGAATCATTGCTCTTGAAGAACAAATTCAAAATTCAAAATTCAAAATTCAAAATTCGCCATTTTCTAGGCAAATAGCTGGGAATGTCATTCCCCAGATATCCGACATCTCTGAGCTGGGTTACAGCGGCGAGGAGTGGAAGATGGTCGAAGAGACCCAAAAGATACTGCACGACAAAAAGATCGCGGTCAACGCCACCACGGTGCGAGTTCCGGTGATGACCGGGCATTCGGAGTCGGTCTATTTCGAGACCGGGTCAAACTGCACGGTCAGGGATATCGAGAAGCTTCTGATCAAAGCTCCGGGCATTGTGTATGACAAAAAAGATTTCTTCACCCCGGCCGAGCTGAAAGGTTCCGATCTGGTGTATGTCAGCCGCCTGCGGCCGGATCCGGTCAAAAAGAATGCCTTCGTGATGTGGGTGGTGGCCGATAACCTGCGCAAAGGAGCGGCCACCAATGCGGTGCAGATCGCAGAACTGCTTTTAAAATAG
- a CDS encoding aspartate kinase yields MPIIVQKYGGSSVSNVQRIKAVAARIVRAKRRGNKVVVVVSAMADTTDDLSALARQISSDPPRREMDMLLTTGERISMALLAMAIHGLGEKVVSFTGSQVGIITDSSHTRAKILEIKPERLKDSLKNDSIVIVAGFQGVSLAREITTLGRGGSDTTAVALAVALEADACEIYSDFSGIFSADPRLVKTARPIKAISFDEMLELSSCGAQVLHLRAVELAAKYRMPVTCRSSFDNKPGTIVGKGSKMERVVVKTIAHDKFLAMLAMKAVPRRSVLLSQVVTQLAGAGIYIRSYFHGGGDDGRTDLNFIVNQTDLKAAQGIMEKDLKKMKGARLYVNQDIGAVSLIGSGVGSEPAVMAKMLAQLGKIKIHIEGMTTSETKLTCFVSRKDIEKAVLALHKSFIG; encoded by the coding sequence ATGCCGATAATAGTCCAAAAATACGGAGGCAGTTCGGTCTCCAACGTCCAGCGCATCAAGGCGGTGGCCGCCCGCATAGTCCGGGCCAAGCGCCGGGGCAACAAAGTGGTGGTCGTCGTCTCGGCCATGGCCGACACCACCGACGACCTGAGCGCCCTGGCCCGTCAGATATCATCTGATCCGCCCAGGCGCGAGATGGACATGCTGCTGACCACCGGCGAGCGGATATCAATGGCCCTTTTAGCCATGGCCATCCACGGCCTGGGCGAAAAGGTGGTGTCCTTCACCGGGTCGCAGGTGGGCATCATCACCGATTCCAGCCACACCCGGGCCAAGATCCTGGAAATAAAACCGGAACGCTTGAAAGATTCCCTTAAAAATGATAGCATAGTGATCGTGGCCGGGTTCCAGGGGGTCAGCCTGGCGCGTGAGATCACCACGTTGGGGCGGGGCGGCTCGGACACCACCGCGGTGGCCCTGGCGGTGGCTCTGGAGGCCGACGCCTGCGAGATCTACAGCGATTTTTCGGGGATCTTCAGTGCCGATCCCCGGCTGGTCAAAACCGCCCGGCCCATCAAGGCTATTTCCTTTGACGAGATGCTGGAGCTGTCCAGCTGCGGGGCTCAGGTGCTGCATTTAAGGGCGGTGGAGCTGGCCGCCAAGTACAGGATGCCGGTGACCTGCCGCAGCAGTTTCGACAACAAACCGGGAACGATAGTAGGGAAAGGTTCGAAGATGGAGAGGGTGGTCGTCAAAACCATTGCCCACGATAAATTCCTGGCCATGCTGGCCATGAAGGCGGTGCCTCGGAGGAGCGTCCTGTTGAGCCAGGTGGTGACCCAGCTGGCCGGGGCCGGGATATACATCAGGTCGTATTTCCACGGCGGGGGCGACGACGGCAGGACCGACCTCAACTTCATCGTCAACCAGACGGACCTCAAGGCGGCCCAAGGGATCATGGAGAAGGACCTGAAGAAGATGAAGGGGGCGAGGCTGTACGTCAATCAGGACATCGGCGCGGTGTCGCTGATCGGCAGCGGGGTGGGCAGCGAGCCGGCCGTCATGGCCAAAATGCTGGCCCAGCTGGGCAAGATCAAGATCCATATAGAGGGCATGACCACCAGCGAGACCAAGCTCACCTGTTTCGTGTCGCGCAAGGACATCGAAAAGGCGGTTCTGGCTTTGCACAAGAGTTTCATAGGATAA
- a CDS encoding EFR1 family ferrodoxin (N-terminal region resembles flavodoxins. C-terminal ferrodoxin region binds two 4Fe-4S clusters.) has translation MTTEIYYFSGTGNSLAVARDIAAKTNGKLTPITSVLVKESIDTQAEVIGFVFPIYDFKPPLIVENFVGKIKNIDSKYIFAVCTYGITPSKSMKIFETVIKSCGGELAAGFAVGMPHNGIGSNSFSQIQHERMFKNWKVKLEEVSEYIISRKKGKLETSNLFGGFILTGSFVKMLPTLLKFLKQVITKGWESMVLNSNGKCNGCGICKKICPVDNIEIVDNKPRWSDHCAGCFACLHWCPEEAISLSGFDTIIGRYHHPEVKISDMIKQN, from the coding sequence ATGACCACTGAAATATATTATTTTTCGGGAACAGGGAATTCATTGGCTGTTGCAAGGGATATTGCGGCAAAAACCAATGGGAAATTGACGCCGATTACTTCCGTATTGGTTAAAGAAAGCATTGATACTCAAGCCGAGGTTATAGGGTTCGTATTTCCAATTTATGACTTCAAGCCGCCTTTGATTGTTGAAAATTTTGTCGGGAAAATAAAAAATATCGACTCCAAGTACATATTTGCTGTCTGCACCTATGGAATTACGCCATCCAAGTCTATGAAGATTTTTGAAACGGTGATAAAATCCTGCGGAGGAGAGTTGGCTGCAGGATTTGCGGTAGGCATGCCTCATAATGGCATCGGGTCCAATTCGTTTTCTCAAATCCAGCATGAAAGAATGTTCAAAAACTGGAAAGTTAAATTAGAAGAGGTCAGTGAATATATTATTTCCAGAAAAAAGGGAAAATTGGAAACAAGCAATTTATTTGGTGGATTTATTCTCACGGGATCATTTGTCAAAATGTTGCCCACGCTCTTGAAATTTTTAAAGCAAGTGATAACCAAAGGCTGGGAATCCATGGTTTTAAATTCAAATGGGAAATGTAATGGTTGCGGAATATGTAAAAAGATTTGCCCTGTAGATAACATTGAAATAGTTGATAATAAACCCCGGTGGTCAGACCATTGTGCCGGTTGTTTTGCCTGTCTGCACTGGTGCCCAGAAGAAGCAATTAGTTTGAGCGGATTTGATACGATCATTGGCAGATATCATCATCCGGAAGTTAAGATATCAGATATGATAAAACAAAATTGA